A single Haloglycomyces albus DSM 45210 DNA region contains:
- a CDS encoding DEAD/DEAH box helicase, protein MPLDELHLTFLPDHTNPAEGRFFFYGTPDPFAATQELALPPGDPVDTEIYLDGTLTEVHGRELPVRPTLAPLERIASRPDISHSIAAWARIANAVVERKHDSLDNLAHELPAEGHAAYHSEGHTWSAAATVSAFYESYAELMRSDSHANTHLITSQHADPGDVDLRAELRAYQNHGIAWLEAVADVGSGAILADDMGLGKTLQAIGLLARRAGETPHLVICPTSLVGNWRREITKFAPQMTVHVHHGPGRARKLASLPHVDIIVTSYSIALRDIKTLRQWVFDTVVIDEAQAVKNHRSRTAVAIGDLTARVRLALTGTPVENHLHELWSISEFVNPGLLGTQSEFKRRYSDAIESNHNRSAAAQLRAHIDPVVLRRLKEDVAADLPDKIEATVACTLTEEQARLYSEAINLAFEEGLGEGIARRGRILKLLTELKQICNHPGQAMGQLDGKLSDRSGKLDRLTEMCTELINSNGRALIFTQYRATGEMLTRHLNSHLDIEAPFLHGGLDSESRERLVDAFQSATEPAVLVVSLRAGGTGLNLTNANHVVHYDRWWNPAVEDQATDRAHRIGQRQTVYVHKLVTAGTLEERIDELLSRKRFVAQQVVGTGEDWLGEMDDLQFRKLIELDGEGVG, encoded by the coding sequence TTGCCACTCGACGAGCTGCATCTCACCTTCCTCCCGGACCACACCAACCCGGCAGAAGGACGATTCTTCTTCTACGGCACCCCCGATCCGTTCGCCGCCACCCAAGAACTGGCCCTACCCCCCGGCGACCCGGTCGATACCGAAATCTATCTCGACGGGACACTCACCGAAGTCCACGGCCGCGAACTACCCGTTCGCCCTACGCTCGCGCCCCTCGAGCGCATCGCCTCCCGGCCCGACATCTCCCATTCCATCGCCGCCTGGGCCCGCATCGCCAATGCCGTCGTCGAACGCAAGCACGACTCCCTCGACAACCTCGCCCACGAACTACCGGCCGAAGGTCACGCCGCCTACCACTCCGAAGGCCACACCTGGAGCGCCGCCGCCACCGTCTCGGCATTCTACGAAAGCTACGCCGAACTCATGCGCAGCGACTCTCACGCCAACACCCACCTCATCACCTCGCAACACGCCGACCCCGGCGACGTTGACCTCCGCGCCGAACTCCGCGCCTACCAAAACCACGGCATCGCTTGGCTCGAAGCGGTCGCCGACGTCGGCTCCGGAGCCATCCTGGCCGACGATATGGGACTCGGAAAGACCCTGCAAGCCATCGGTCTACTGGCCCGCCGTGCCGGAGAAACCCCGCACCTGGTCATCTGCCCGACCTCACTGGTCGGCAACTGGCGGCGTGAAATCACCAAATTCGCCCCTCAGATGACCGTCCACGTGCACCACGGTCCCGGACGGGCTCGCAAACTGGCCTCGTTGCCCCATGTCGACATCATCGTCACGTCGTACTCGATCGCCTTGCGCGACATCAAGACATTGCGTCAGTGGGTGTTCGACACCGTGGTCATCGACGAGGCGCAAGCGGTGAAGAATCACCGCTCCCGTACGGCGGTCGCCATCGGCGACCTCACCGCTCGGGTGCGACTGGCCCTGACGGGCACCCCGGTGGAGAATCACCTCCACGAACTGTGGTCGATTTCGGAGTTCGTCAACCCCGGCCTGCTGGGTACGCAGTCGGAGTTCAAGCGCCGTTACTCCGACGCCATCGAATCCAATCACAACCGTTCGGCGGCCGCGCAGCTGCGGGCCCACATCGATCCGGTCGTGCTGCGCCGGCTCAAAGAGGACGTCGCCGCCGATCTTCCCGACAAGATCGAAGCCACCGTCGCGTGCACTCTCACGGAGGAACAGGCGCGGCTGTACAGCGAGGCGATCAATCTCGCCTTCGAGGAGGGGCTCGGGGAAGGAATCGCTCGACGTGGGCGCATTCTCAAACTGCTCACCGAGCTGAAGCAGATCTGCAACCACCCTGGACAGGCGATGGGACAGCTGGACGGGAAACTGTCGGACCGTTCGGGGAAGCTGGATCGACTTACCGAAATGTGCACCGAGTTGATCAACAGCAACGGTCGGGCACTCATCTTCACCCAGTACCGCGCCACCGGCGAAATGCTGACCCGCCACCTCAACTCCCATCTCGACATCGAAGCGCCCTTCCTGCACGGCGGACTGGACAGTGAATCGCGGGAACGGCTGGTGGACGCCTTTCAATCGGCGACCGAACCGGCTGTACTCGTGGTATCTCTGCGTGCGGGCGGTACCGGTCTCAACCTCACCAACGCCAATCACGTGGTCCATTACGACCGTTGGTGGAACCCCGCCGTGGAGGATCAGGCCACCGACCGGGCTCACCGTATCGGGCAGCGCCAAACGGTCTACGTCCACAAGCTCGTGACCGCGGGAACCTTGGAAGAGCGCATCGACGAGTTGTTGTCCCGCAAGCGTTTCGTCGCCCAGCAGGTGGTGGGGACCGGCGAAGACTGGCTGGGAGAGATGGACGACCTGCAGTTCCGCAAACTCATTGAACTCGATGGGGAAGGAGTCGGATAA
- a CDS encoding lactonase family protein has protein sequence MSYLLGNYTSEGGPGVVQADENGLGRPVGLADPSWIVPGRTGLAYAVLERDAGAVQAIDYRDGLRPLGAPRATAGTGPCHGALDSSGQWLMVANYGSASVSVFGVEPSGELGDVHSVLHLEGSGPDSERQETSHPHQILVHGSAIYIVDLGGDAVLRGRMSAAGDIEVLESHALPPGFGPRHAAIDGNTIYIASELSNQLARCYISENTTDNGRLTTAEFLELPRSSQRCYPLVPVIDSDRGAVYVPVRGSDTVVSVDMTSFAVTGNVPCGGRWPRDAVLLRPGCVRVACQFDGVVTDVDVSGAREPRTIWRVPGASRVLPVG, from the coding sequence ATGAGCTATCTTCTTGGTAATTACACCTCTGAGGGCGGCCCCGGGGTGGTGCAAGCCGACGAGAACGGCCTCGGTCGACCCGTGGGGTTGGCCGACCCCAGTTGGATCGTCCCCGGACGTACGGGTCTAGCCTATGCGGTGCTGGAACGGGACGCGGGCGCCGTGCAGGCGATCGACTACCGTGACGGTCTACGGCCGTTGGGGGCGCCGCGCGCGACGGCGGGGACCGGACCGTGCCACGGAGCATTGGACTCCTCCGGTCAATGGCTCATGGTGGCCAACTACGGCTCCGCCTCAGTGAGTGTTTTCGGCGTCGAGCCGTCCGGCGAATTGGGTGACGTGCATTCGGTACTGCACCTGGAGGGCAGCGGCCCCGATTCGGAGCGCCAAGAGACGTCCCACCCACATCAAATCCTGGTTCACGGCAGCGCGATCTACATCGTCGACCTGGGTGGTGATGCCGTGCTGCGCGGCCGCATGAGTGCGGCCGGCGACATCGAAGTGCTGGAAAGTCACGCTCTCCCGCCAGGCTTCGGTCCCCGCCATGCCGCCATCGATGGTAATACGATATATATCGCATCCGAGCTATCGAATCAATTGGCACGCTGCTACATTTCCGAAAACACCACCGACAACGGTCGTCTGACGACGGCTGAATTTCTCGAGCTCCCGCGCTCGTCACAACGATGTTATCCGCTCGTGCCGGTGATCGACTCCGATCGCGGTGCGGTGTACGTGCCCGTGCGTGGGAGTGACACGGTGGTCTCGGTGGATATGACGTCTTTTGCGGTGACGGGAAACGTGCCGTGTGGCGGGCGATGGCCGCGTGACGCGGTCTTGCTGCGACCGGGGTGCGTGCGGGTGGCGTGTCAGTTCGACGGGGTCGTGACCGACGTTGATGTCAGTGGTGCGCGGGAGCCGCGAACGATCTGGCGGGTTCCGGGAGCGTCCCGGGTGCTTCCTGTGGGATAA
- a CDS encoding TetR family transcriptional regulator — protein sequence MPYRSGLRERKKHETRAALASAALSIAQTEGLRAATPERIAEDAGVSARTFHNYFANRDAAVIHDYVEGAEHFIDIFQHRQEREPVWTALCEAFIQVVEDRGVTDDQMRRKEQLIRSYPELLSSLAAQYDSLRDRLSAAIADATGFDSRSAETTLVAGSAIVAFRAGQERWYAQPESRLPDQVRRSFAMLEHGLIASVGDTATVSESD from the coding sequence ATGCCTTACCGAAGTGGTCTGCGTGAGCGAAAGAAACACGAGACGCGCGCCGCCTTGGCGTCCGCGGCACTGTCGATCGCTCAGACAGAAGGGCTTCGAGCCGCGACTCCCGAGCGAATCGCCGAAGACGCCGGGGTATCGGCGCGCACCTTTCACAACTATTTCGCCAATCGTGATGCCGCCGTGATTCACGATTATGTGGAAGGCGCCGAGCACTTCATCGATATCTTTCAGCACCGGCAGGAGCGCGAACCGGTCTGGACGGCTCTGTGCGAGGCCTTTATTCAAGTGGTTGAGGATCGCGGCGTGACCGATGACCAGATGCGGCGTAAAGAGCAGCTCATTCGTTCCTATCCGGAACTGTTGTCCAGCCTGGCGGCCCAGTACGACTCGCTGCGCGATCGATTGAGTGCGGCGATAGCGGACGCGACCGGTTTTGACTCGCGCAGTGCGGAAACCACCTTGGTCGCCGGAAGCGCGATCGTGGCGTTCCGCGCCGGTCAGGAGCGGTGGTACGCCCAGCCGGAGTCGCGTCTTCCCGATCAGGTTCGGCGTTCCTTCGCCATGCTGGAACACGGATTGATCGCTTCGGTCGGTGACACGGCCACCGTGTCCGAATCCGACTGA
- a CDS encoding MarR family winged helix-turn-helix transcriptional regulator, protein MPDSTGSVPEPQVCDKAIGLGRVGLALSTAARGHRLAAARELRDIGLYPGQEVVLQHLNVNGPSRPCDIVTAVNLDPSTVTRMIQRLEKSGFVERRSDPDDRRATLVSLSQQGEAIIDKARQAWRSLEQRTGDGLSAAEQDQLVRLLERVEANLAPCAEGMDEVPE, encoded by the coding sequence ATGCCAGATTCCACCGGTTCCGTGCCTGAGCCGCAGGTATGTGACAAAGCCATCGGGCTTGGGCGCGTCGGGCTAGCACTGAGTACAGCGGCGCGCGGCCACCGCCTCGCGGCTGCGCGCGAACTGCGGGACATCGGGCTTTACCCCGGGCAGGAAGTGGTTCTGCAGCACCTTAACGTCAATGGCCCGAGTCGCCCGTGCGATATCGTCACTGCGGTGAATCTCGATCCGTCGACTGTGACGCGAATGATTCAACGTCTGGAGAAGAGCGGTTTCGTCGAGCGTCGATCCGACCCCGACGACCGGCGCGCCACTCTCGTCAGTCTCAGTCAGCAGGGGGAGGCGATCATTGACAAGGCGCGGCAGGCATGGCGGAGTCTGGAACAGCGCACCGGAGATGGGCTGAGTGCCGCCGAACAGGATCAGCTGGTGCGGTTGCTGGAAAGAGTGGAGGCCAACCTGGCCCCCTGTGCCGAGGGAATGGATGAGGTCCCCGAGTGA
- a CDS encoding pirin family protein, producing MPAVSTSNILALPRVDAPAFEARPRRVRTVTPSQHTFEGAGFPVRRPTADPRAWEALDPILMLDHMTAAYEPHEAKGAPWHPHRGFETVTYLMDGTFVHTDSHGGGGVIGNGDTQWMTAGSGLLHDELPSEYLVMNGGEFDGIQMWVNLPGSAKMHRPRYQDIVGDRLTLLSSADGGTLIRVIAGRVGEHEGPGKTFSPINLIHLSLAPGAQVRIPWVPGWSAMAYSLHGDGYVGDERRPLDESDMAVFSTDGNYLTVEAAREQHWKTGAMEVVLFGGQPIREPVARYGPFVMNSKDEIYQAIEDFRSGRMGEVPAGYEGRDWAPAPDEFNQPAAQGCEIMFGPEWRRDSRSNEQ from the coding sequence ATGCCAGCGGTCAGCACATCCAACATCCTGGCGCTCCCACGCGTCGACGCACCCGCATTCGAGGCACGTCCGCGCCGCGTTCGGACCGTCACACCCTCGCAGCACACCTTTGAGGGTGCCGGATTCCCGGTACGCCGCCCCACCGCCGACCCACGGGCCTGGGAGGCGCTCGATCCGATCCTCATGCTCGACCACATGACAGCGGCCTACGAGCCCCATGAGGCCAAAGGCGCGCCGTGGCACCCGCACCGTGGCTTCGAAACGGTCACCTACCTCATGGACGGGACCTTCGTTCACACCGACAGTCACGGTGGCGGCGGAGTCATCGGTAACGGCGACACCCAATGGATGACCGCCGGGTCGGGTCTTCTGCACGACGAGCTGCCCAGTGAGTATCTGGTGATGAACGGCGGCGAGTTCGACGGTATCCAGATGTGGGTCAACCTACCGGGTTCCGCCAAAATGCACCGTCCGCGTTACCAGGACATCGTCGGCGACCGCCTGACTCTGCTGAGCAGCGCCGACGGCGGGACCCTCATCCGCGTCATCGCCGGCCGAGTAGGTGAGCACGAGGGGCCGGGCAAGACGTTTTCGCCCATCAACCTCATCCACCTATCGCTGGCACCCGGGGCGCAGGTGCGGATCCCGTGGGTACCCGGATGGTCGGCCATGGCCTATTCCCTGCACGGCGACGGCTACGTCGGCGACGAACGTCGCCCCCTCGACGAATCGGATATGGCGGTGTTCTCCACCGACGGCAACTATCTCACCGTCGAGGCGGCGCGGGAACAGCATTGGAAGACCGGTGCGATGGAGGTCGTGCTCTTCGGTGGGCAGCCGATTCGCGAGCCGGTCGCCCGTTACGGCCCCTTCGTCATGAATTCCAAGGACGAGATCTACCAGGCGATCGAGGACTTTCGTTCCGGTCGTATGGGGGAGGTCCCGGCCGGTTACGAAGGACGCGACTGGGCTCCGGCTCCCGATGAGTTCAATCAACCGGCCGCTCAAGGTTGCGAAATCATGTTCGGCCCCGAGTGGCGTCGCGACTCGCGGTCGAACGAACAATAG
- a CDS encoding GlcG/HbpS family heme-binding protein produces MKKNIAVGAAAFIAVGAVGLGAFALSDEGDNAANADTVPVAEVSTDDVVSTDRLSQEAVLDMLEAAVEEAEAQDQRVTVAVVDRDGNTIGQVTMTGAGPQTEDSAVRKAFTAVGWNSPTGELTDAATGDGPTIDDIGNTLFLTGGVPVSHDGAPIAGIGVGGAPSGDIDEEIALAGLEALDTE; encoded by the coding sequence ATGAAAAAGAACATCGCCGTGGGCGCGGCCGCCTTCATCGCCGTCGGAGCCGTCGGACTCGGAGCCTTTGCGCTGTCGGACGAAGGCGACAATGCCGCCAACGCCGACACGGTACCGGTTGCCGAGGTATCGACCGACGACGTCGTCTCCACCGACCGTTTGAGTCAGGAGGCCGTCCTTGACATGCTCGAGGCCGCCGTAGAGGAGGCCGAGGCACAGGACCAACGAGTCACTGTCGCCGTGGTTGACCGGGACGGAAACACCATCGGACAGGTGACCATGACGGGAGCCGGGCCTCAGACGGAGGACTCCGCCGTACGCAAGGCCTTCACCGCCGTCGGATGGAACAGTCCGACCGGGGAACTGACCGACGCCGCGACGGGCGACGGCCCGACCATCGACGACATCGGAAACACCCTGTTCCTCACCGGCGGAGTGCCGGTATCCCACGACGGAGCACCCATCGCCGGTATCGGCGTCGGCGGTGCCCCGAGTGGAGACATCGACGAAGAGATCGCCCTGGCGGGACTGGAGGCTCTCGACACCGAATAG
- a CDS encoding MMPL family transporter: MATFLYRLGRGAYRKFWLVIGLWLAVAVGVGIASAQLSEETDPSFSIPGTESQEAFDLIDERFPEFNADGATANVVFVAPDGEKITAEQNVVAVQESLAHMDGVDQVAAVQDPFENELIAPDQSLAVAKISFDEPTFNLTDGATDSLESVVDAGEESDLRVEVGGDALMSEPDVGSSEIIGIAVAAVVLIITFGTFVAAGLPLLTAVLGVGLSTAAIAAATAFADVNESTGTLATMLGLAVGIDYALFILFRYRSELNADTVTSHDGRADAIGRANGTAGGAVVFAGLIVAIALLGLSVVRIPFLTTMAIAAAATIVLAVVIAITLLPALARLLGKRILPGKQRRQAVDAEKPNPAGGRWAGFVSRHPVLLGVAALIGLGTIAYPMTDLELALPDDGMANEDTMQRQAYDLIADAFGPGFNGPLMVVGDMDGQEDPQAAYAELKSELEPLDGVAVVGDPIVNQPDNDMMIVSVSPTTGPADHETTELVDDIRSILGDGTTVDWSVTGQTAINIDVSQRILDSLLPYLAIVVGLAFVLLVLVFRSILVPLAATFGFLLSVFAAFGALVAVFQWGWASSIFGVDQPGPIMSVMPIIMVGIVFGLAMDYQIFLVTRIREAYVHGEDPVQAIITGFALTARVVVAAALIMISVFAAFLLSDESMIPPIGFGLAAAVLFDAFVVRMALMPAFLAVTKKAAWWLPGWLDRVLPNFDVEGERLVERLDHASEDAHERQTTATAAS, translated from the coding sequence ATGGCCACATTTCTCTACCGACTAGGTCGCGGGGCCTACCGAAAATTTTGGCTGGTGATCGGGCTCTGGCTGGCGGTCGCGGTTGGAGTGGGCATCGCTTCGGCGCAACTGTCGGAGGAGACCGATCCAAGCTTCAGCATTCCCGGCACGGAGTCCCAGGAGGCGTTCGATCTCATCGACGAGCGTTTCCCTGAATTCAATGCGGACGGGGCCACGGCGAACGTGGTGTTCGTAGCTCCCGACGGTGAGAAGATCACCGCGGAGCAGAACGTCGTCGCGGTACAGGAGAGCCTGGCCCACATGGACGGTGTGGACCAGGTAGCCGCCGTCCAGGACCCTTTCGAGAACGAGTTGATCGCGCCGGATCAGTCTCTGGCGGTCGCGAAGATTTCCTTCGACGAACCGACCTTCAACCTGACCGACGGAGCCACGGACTCGCTGGAGTCGGTGGTCGATGCCGGTGAAGAGTCCGACCTGCGGGTCGAAGTGGGCGGTGACGCGCTCATGAGCGAACCCGACGTCGGTTCCAGTGAAATCATCGGTATCGCCGTGGCGGCCGTCGTTTTGATCATCACCTTCGGGACCTTCGTCGCCGCCGGTCTGCCGTTGTTGACCGCGGTGCTCGGGGTGGGATTGTCCACGGCCGCCATCGCGGCGGCGACCGCCTTCGCCGACGTCAACGAATCGACCGGCACCTTGGCCACCATGCTGGGACTGGCCGTGGGGATCGACTATGCCCTGTTCATTCTGTTCCGCTACCGATCGGAACTCAATGCCGATACTGTGACCAGCCATGACGGTCGTGCCGACGCGATCGGGCGGGCGAACGGCACCGCCGGGGGAGCGGTCGTCTTCGCGGGCTTGATCGTGGCCATTGCCCTCTTGGGCCTGTCGGTGGTCCGGATTCCGTTCTTGACCACGATGGCGATTGCCGCGGCGGCCACGATCGTATTGGCCGTCGTCATCGCGATCACTCTGTTGCCCGCTCTGGCTCGCCTGCTGGGCAAGCGCATTCTGCCGGGGAAGCAGCGTCGGCAGGCGGTGGACGCCGAGAAACCGAACCCGGCGGGTGGCCGTTGGGCCGGTTTCGTGTCACGACACCCCGTCCTCCTAGGGGTGGCGGCATTGATCGGTTTGGGCACCATCGCCTACCCCATGACGGATTTGGAGTTGGCGCTTCCCGACGACGGTATGGCCAATGAGGACACGATGCAGCGGCAGGCCTATGATCTGATCGCCGACGCCTTCGGCCCCGGGTTCAACGGACCGCTGATGGTCGTGGGCGATATGGACGGTCAGGAGGACCCCCAAGCCGCCTACGCCGAGTTGAAATCCGAACTGGAGCCGCTCGACGGTGTCGCTGTGGTGGGCGACCCGATCGTCAATCAACCCGACAACGATATGATGATCGTGTCGGTGAGTCCGACGACCGGCCCGGCCGACCACGAGACGACGGAATTGGTCGACGACATTCGTTCCATCCTGGGCGACGGTACGACGGTCGATTGGTCGGTGACGGGTCAGACGGCCATCAACATCGACGTATCGCAGCGCATTCTGGATTCGCTACTGCCGTATCTGGCCATTGTGGTCGGACTGGCGTTTGTGCTCTTGGTGCTGGTGTTCCGCTCGATCCTGGTGCCGTTGGCGGCCACGTTCGGGTTCCTGCTGAGCGTCTTCGCCGCTTTCGGTGCGTTGGTCGCGGTCTTCCAGTGGGGCTGGGCGTCGTCGATCTTCGGAGTCGACCAGCCGGGGCCGATCATGTCGGTCATGCCCATCATCATGGTCGGCATCGTGTTCGGCCTGGCGATGGACTACCAGATTTTCCTGGTGACACGTATTCGTGAGGCCTATGTTCACGGGGAAGACCCCGTCCAGGCGATCATCACCGGCTTCGCGTTGACCGCCCGAGTCGTGGTAGCTGCCGCGTTGATCATGATCAGCGTTTTCGCCGCGTTCCTGCTCAGCGACGAATCGATGATTCCGCCCATCGGGTTCGGTTTGGCCGCCGCGGTGCTGTTCGACGCCTTTGTGGTTCGGATGGCTCTGATGCCGGCGTTCCTCGCCGTGACGAAGAAGGCGGCCTGGTGGTTGCCGGGGTGGCTGGACCGAGTGCTTCCCAACTTCGATGTGGAGGGGGAACGTCTGGTGGAGCGTCTGGATCACGCTTCGGAGGACGCGCACGAGCGTCAGACGACGGCGACGGCGGCGTCGTAA